Proteins from a single region of Apium graveolens cultivar Ventura chromosome 7, ASM990537v1, whole genome shotgun sequence:
- the LOC141674116 gene encoding uncharacterized protein LOC141674116 has product MYVGGDTVSSRSLDAYDVVDSALITREETLEPMELREGMIFDSKKVLMHTVRDFHIRNHQEIKVVRSSDVYWIVVCKKKDSGCEWSLKGRLRKSLGKFQIMETSGPHTCLRTTVTQDHPNLTSYDILELVKDQIVVDPMVKEKVLMATVKSIFGYQPGRKKIRDVKKLAMDEEHGSWEGLYEDLPFLMEVFQCFNVGTKEVTFKRLFWAFKPCIDGFQHCMHVIHIDETHIYGPYSGVLLSVVAVDGFSHILPLVFAIVESENVSSWGWFMDRLRRFVAGRYMGFV; this is encoded by the exons ATGTATGTTGGTGGTGATACGGTTAGTAGTAGAAGTTTGGATGCTTATGATGTTGTTGATTCGGCTTTGATTACACGGGAGGAGACATTAGAGCCAATGGAGTTGAGGGAGGGGATGATATTCGACTCAAAAAAAGTGTTGATGCATACGGTTAGAGACTTTCATATTCGGAATCATCAAGAGATTAAGGTGGTTAGATCAAGTGATGTGTATTGGATTGTTGTTTGTAAGAAGAAGGATAGTGGTTGTGAATGGAGTTTAAAAGGTAGGTTGCGGAAATCACTTGGAAAATTTCAAATTATGGAAACTTCGGGACCACACACATGTTTGCGCACCACCGTTACTCAAGACCATCCTAATTTGACATCTTATGATATTCTTGAACTAGTTAAGGATCAAATTGTTGTGGATCCCATGGTTAAGGAAAAAGTTTTGATGGCCACGGTGAAAAGCATTTTTGGTTACCAACCGGGAAGAAAGAAGATTAGAGATGTGAAAAAGCTAGCAATGGATGAAGAACATGGTTCTTGGGAAGGTTTATATGAGGATCTCCCCTTTTTGATGGAAGTGTTCCAATGTTTTAATGTGGGAACCAAG GAAGTGACATTCAAGAGACTCTTCTGGGCTTTCAAACCATGCATTGATGGATTTCAGCATTGTATGCATGTCATACATATAGATGAGACTCACATATACGGTCCATATTCGGGTGTACTATTGAGTGTTGTGGCAGTGGATGGGTTTAGTCATATTCTTCCACTTGTATTTGCTATTGTCGAATCCGAGAATGTTTCTAGTTGGGGGTGGTTCATGGATAGATTGAGGAGGTTTGTGGCAGGTAGATACATGGGATTTGTGTAA